A part of Campylobacter concisus genomic DNA contains:
- a CDS encoding succinyl-diaminopimelate desuccinylase, with product MVISFLKELLSFRSITPNDAGSLEFIAKFLPDFEAKFIEKNGTKNLILSKIYGDGEHLAFAGHVDVVPPGEGWDSEPFTPYEKDGYIYARGAQDMKSGVAAFVCAAKDAKFNGKLSLILTSDEEGDGTYGTPLALEYLREINDLPKFCVVAEPTCDKEFGDSIKVGRRGSINGKIVIKGIQGHVAYPEKCVNPVNLIAPLLNKIADHDMDAGSEFFSPSKIVITDIRGGMQVCNVTPSELSIMFNVRNSNLTDVNDVENYLRGVLKGLDYELSIKQSSKRFLTNKDSKIVKNLMASVTKITGVTPLLNTKGGTSDARRFAEFGVDAIEFGVINDRIHAKNERVSAHEVNKLYEIFKDLIEKF from the coding sequence GTGGTAATTAGCTTTTTAAAAGAGCTTTTAAGCTTTCGCTCTATCACACCTAATGATGCTGGAAGCTTAGAATTTATCGCTAAATTTTTACCTGATTTTGAGGCGAAATTTATAGAAAAAAATGGCACCAAAAATCTCATACTTTCTAAAATTTATGGAGACGGCGAGCATCTAGCTTTTGCTGGACACGTTGATGTCGTGCCTCCAGGTGAGGGCTGGGATAGCGAGCCATTTACGCCATATGAAAAAGATGGCTACATCTACGCAAGGGGCGCACAGGACATGAAAAGTGGCGTGGCTGCTTTTGTTTGCGCTGCTAAAGATGCGAAATTTAATGGGAAGCTAAGCCTCATCTTAACAAGCGACGAAGAGGGTGATGGCACATATGGCACGCCTTTGGCACTTGAATATTTACGCGAAATAAATGATTTGCCAAAATTTTGCGTAGTGGCTGAGCCAACTTGCGATAAAGAATTTGGCGATAGCATAAAAGTTGGCAGACGTGGCTCAATAAATGGCAAGATCGTGATAAAGGGCATTCAAGGGCACGTGGCATATCCTGAAAAGTGTGTAAATCCGGTAAATTTGATAGCTCCACTTCTAAATAAAATAGCTGATCACGATATGGACGCTGGGAGCGAGTTTTTTAGTCCAAGCAAGATTGTGATAACTGATATTAGAGGTGGCATGCAAGTTTGTAACGTCACGCCAAGCGAGCTTAGCATAATGTTTAATGTTAGAAACTCAAATTTAACTGACGTAAATGACGTTGAGAACTATCTTAGAGGAGTTTTAAAAGGGCTTGATTACGAGCTTAGCATAAAGCAAAGCTCGAAGAGATTTTTAACAAATAAAGATAGCAAAATCGTAAAAAATTTAATGGCCTCTGTTACAAAAATTACCGGCGTTACTCCACTTTTAAACACAAAAGGCGGCACGAGCGATGCAAGACGCTTTGCTGAATTTGGTGTAGATGCGATAGAATTTGGCGTCATAAACGACCGCATACACGCCAAAAACGAGCGAGTTAGCGCCCACGAAGTAAATAAACTTTATGAAATTTTTAAAGATTTGATAGAAAAATTTTAA
- a CDS encoding DNA polymerase I, translating to MKTLTIIDTFGFFFRLYYAMSGLKNREGKPSGMISGFANFIASLKDEYQSDYLIFALDSKGKTLRHEILGDYKANRNEPPAQLKEQLPVCIDMIEKMGLYSLSREGYEADDIIASAVKFCKDKDIFVRIVTHDKDLYQLIEDGKVSIYSPQSKIDHDSASCFEKYGVYPAQVRDFLAIAGDSSDNIPGVKGIGAVGAKKLLAEYGSLEGIYENLALLRNERTKNMLAAAKDEAFLSKKLATLFDDAVSSFDLEHSKFPEQNPLINISEILKEYDLNRLLKSLQKEENAEFKLGFRANLLLDEANIEKLLTDITPETIVAFDTETTGVDSKSAKFVGFSFCFNDEDAYYVPVAHNYLGAPKQIDLKFATWAVGQIYKGCVIGQNLKYDFEIVKNNLGLNPPANFKDTMILAWLSDPNSSVGMDALAKRLYDYDTIKFEDVVKKGQTFGDVPLENAAKYASEDAWITLKFYKTFQNTLDKNLLALAYTHEFPFILTLFDMEQNGIKINEAKMQKLILENDTKLKALTSEIYELSGENFNINSVKQLGVILFEHLKLPTKKKTKTGYSTDESVLAELTDAHPVIEKILAYRELYKLQSTYCEPLLALAKKDEGSRIYTSFLQTGTSTGRLSSKNPNLQNIPARGSLAKDVRECFEAREGYSFVGLDYSQIELRLLAHFSRDPALLEAFKNDEDIHARTAISIFGSSDGQNRAVAKSINFGLIYGMGSSKLANQVNITRAEAKEYIERYFKAFATIKEFLESIKISAKNDGFVQTLLGRKRYFDFKSATPMQIAMFEREAVNTVFQGSAADLVKMAMVKVRANLDENVKMLLQIHDELIFEVKDEFAQEFGKATQKTMEEIYTLNVPLKTSLNIAKNWGELK from the coding sequence ATGAAAACACTTACGATTATTGACACTTTTGGTTTCTTTTTTAGGCTCTACTACGCTATGAGCGGACTTAAAAACCGCGAGGGCAAGCCAAGCGGAATGATTAGTGGCTTTGCAAATTTTATAGCAAGCCTCAAGGATGAATACCAAAGCGACTATCTCATCTTTGCTCTTGATAGCAAAGGCAAGACCTTACGTCACGAAATTTTAGGTGATTATAAAGCAAACAGAAACGAGCCGCCAGCTCAACTAAAAGAACAGCTTCCAGTTTGCATAGATATGATAGAAAAAATGGGGCTTTACAGCCTTAGCCGAGAGGGCTACGAGGCCGATGACATCATCGCAAGTGCGGTTAAATTTTGTAAAGACAAAGATATATTTGTACGTATCGTCACGCACGACAAGGATCTCTATCAACTCATAGAAGACGGTAAAGTGAGTATTTACAGCCCACAAAGCAAGATTGATCACGACAGTGCTAGCTGCTTTGAAAAATACGGCGTCTATCCGGCTCAAGTGAGGGACTTTCTAGCGATCGCAGGCGATAGCTCGGACAACATCCCAGGTGTCAAAGGCATCGGCGCAGTTGGGGCCAAGAAGCTTTTGGCTGAGTATGGCAGCTTAGAGGGAATTTATGAAAATTTAGCCCTTCTTAGAAACGAGCGCACTAAAAATATGCTTGCCGCCGCAAAAGACGAAGCATTTTTGAGCAAAAAGCTAGCCACTTTATTTGATGACGCAGTTAGTTCATTTGATCTTGAACACTCGAAATTTCCAGAGCAAAATCCTCTGATAAATATCTCAGAAATTTTAAAAGAGTACGATCTAAATAGACTTCTTAAGAGCTTGCAAAAAGAGGAAAATGCTGAATTTAAGCTTGGCTTTAGAGCAAATTTACTACTTGATGAAGCAAATATTGAAAAGCTACTTACTGATATCACGCCTGAAACTATCGTCGCATTTGACACGGAAACGACCGGCGTTGATAGCAAAAGTGCAAAGTTCGTTGGCTTTAGCTTTTGCTTTAACGATGAGGACGCCTACTACGTGCCAGTGGCTCACAACTACTTAGGCGCGCCAAAGCAAATAGACCTAAAATTTGCCACTTGGGCGGTAGGGCAAATTTATAAAGGTTGCGTGATCGGACAAAATTTAAAATATGACTTTGAGATCGTGAAAAACAACCTTGGGCTAAATCCTCCAGCAAATTTCAAAGATACGATGATACTTGCGTGGCTTAGCGATCCAAACTCAAGTGTCGGCATGGACGCGCTGGCAAAGAGGCTTTATGACTATGACACGATCAAATTTGAAGATGTGGTCAAAAAAGGGCAAACTTTTGGCGATGTGCCGCTAGAAAATGCCGCTAAATACGCAAGTGAGGACGCTTGGATAACGCTTAAATTTTATAAAACTTTTCAAAACACGCTTGATAAAAATTTACTCGCCCTTGCCTATACGCACGAGTTTCCTTTTATCCTCACGCTCTTTGACATGGAGCAAAACGGCATCAAGATAAATGAAGCTAAGATGCAAAAGCTCATCCTTGAAAACGATACCAAACTAAAGGCGCTAACAAGTGAAATTTACGAGCTAAGCGGCGAAAATTTCAACATAAACTCCGTAAAACAACTTGGCGTCATACTTTTTGAGCACCTAAAGCTTCCTACCAAAAAGAAGACAAAAACAGGATATAGCACCGATGAGAGCGTGCTAGCTGAGCTTACGGACGCTCATCCAGTGATAGAGAAAATTTTAGCTTACCGCGAGCTATATAAACTGCAAAGCACCTACTGCGAGCCACTTTTAGCACTTGCGAAAAAGGATGAGGGCTCGCGAATTTACACGAGTTTTTTGCAAACTGGCACAAGCACTGGCAGGCTTTCGAGCAAAAATCCAAATTTGCAAAACATCCCTGCTCGTGGCAGCCTCGCAAAGGATGTTAGAGAGTGCTTTGAGGCGCGCGAAGGCTATAGCTTTGTGGGGCTTGACTACAGCCAGATCGAGCTTAGACTGCTAGCTCACTTTAGCCGTGATCCTGCGCTGCTTGAGGCGTTTAAAAATGACGAGGATATCCACGCAAGGACGGCCATTAGCATATTTGGTAGCAGCGACGGGCAAAATAGAGCCGTGGCAAAGAGTATAAATTTTGGCCTCATTTACGGCATGGGCTCAAGCAAACTAGCAAATCAAGTAAATATCACAAGAGCCGAGGCAAAAGAGTATATAGAGCGCTATTTTAAGGCATTTGCGACGATCAAAGAGTTTTTAGAGAGCATAAAAATTTCAGCTAAAAATGATGGCTTTGTGCAGACACTGCTTGGCAGAAAGCGCTACTTTGACTTTAAAAGTGCCACGCCTATGCAAATAGCGATGTTTGAGCGCGAGGCAGTAAATACGGTCTTTCAAGGCTCTGCGGCAGATCTTGTCAAGATGGCTATGGTAAAAGTTAGAGCAAATTTAGATGAAAATGTAAAAATGTTGCTTCAGATCCACGACGAGCTGATCTTTGAAGTAAAAGACGAATTTGCACAGGAATTTGGCAAGGCGACGCAAAAGACGATGGAGGAAATTTACACGCTAAATGTGCCACTTAAAACATCGCTAAATATCGCCAAAAACTGGGGTGAGCTAAAATAG
- a CDS encoding glycosyl transferase family 1, with translation MKKIVFLRINPNAVGGAERYLRRLTKALKDVGIDTSIRSYLGEARISSWKKALRFNAQVKRQKQSDEVYFSLERVSCADIYRAGDGVHKIYRATKPFWWVNPLNFVYPYLEKRCFKNSKKIIANSNYIREQIISAYGVDESKIVTIYNGINLPQKVEKGEAKLSVCKEFGLDYNLPIVLFVGNGFKRKGARDFLLLMSKLKTPVNALIVGKDKNLNSYKKLAKKLKIKAFFTGEQKMTAKFYEASDIFIFPTHYEPFSNVVLEALSFKNIVFTTAQNGAAEILENRFVMREPSDESILELVEQVLNDNEMMRELQEKSFLLSQKFSIEENASKTLEIINEVLNLEQK, from the coding sequence ATGAAAAAAATAGTTTTTTTACGTATCAATCCAAATGCAGTAGGTGGTGCCGAACGCTATTTAAGAAGGCTTACCAAAGCCCTAAAAGACGTAGGTATAGACACATCTATACGCTCATATTTAGGAGAGGCTAGGATCTCGTCATGGAAAAAGGCTTTGAGATTTAACGCACAAGTAAAACGCCAAAAACAAAGCGATGAGGTATATTTTAGCTTGGAGCGAGTGAGCTGCGCAGATATTTATAGAGCAGGGGACGGCGTGCATAAAATTTATCGTGCCACAAAGCCATTTTGGTGGGTTAATCCTTTAAATTTTGTCTATCCATATCTAGAAAAACGCTGCTTTAAAAATTCTAAAAAGATAATCGCAAATTCAAACTACATAAGAGAGCAAATCATTTCAGCTTACGGTGTCGATGAGTCAAAGATCGTTACTATTTATAATGGTATAAATTTACCGCAAAAAGTGGAAAAGGGCGAAGCAAAACTTAGTGTTTGCAAGGAATTTGGACTTGATTACAATTTACCAATTGTGCTATTTGTAGGAAACGGCTTTAAAAGAAAAGGAGCAAGGGATTTTTTGCTTCTTATGTCTAAGCTAAAAACACCAGTAAACGCACTAATAGTAGGCAAAGATAAAAATTTAAATTCATATAAGAAGCTAGCAAAAAAGCTAAAAATAAAGGCATTTTTTACAGGTGAGCAAAAAATGACTGCAAAATTTTATGAAGCAAGTGATATTTTTATATTTCCAACGCACTACGAACCATTTTCAAATGTCGTCCTAGAGGCACTTAGCTTTAAAAATATTGTCTTTACGACGGCTCAAAATGGGGCAGCTGAAATTTTAGAAAATCGTTTTGTCATGCGTGAACCAAGTGATGAAAGTATACTGGAGCTAGTGGAGCAGGTGCTTAATGATAATGAGATGATGAGAGAGCTGCAGGAGAAGTCATTTTTACTTTCGCAAAAATTTAGTATAGAAGAAAATGCAAGTAAAACTCTTGAAATCATAAATGAAGTGCTAAATTTGGAGCAAAAGTGA